One genomic region from Accipiter gentilis chromosome Z, bAccGen1.1, whole genome shotgun sequence encodes:
- the TMEM252 gene encoding transmembrane protein 252 — MKMRSTAETTSKQTAGRNQVLCLLGKMPKGVSTFIRLFVLLLSFSTICLGVLCVSTSSSTCRCGNNELVFYCLLALGFFLLVTGIFWSTFHEVLKYRGLSSIFIQNPSRRDLCVSTIDRPDFYPPSYEDSTDPEKQTFPLPVASTLKQQEVINIPPPPYSESSTEFISETNEEEQPPPYELSVQQLWQQQTADQNSNPRAESNSHPSTQENSYQQDTDCRGTSERAERLRQAGGKILYL; from the exons ATGAAGATGAGAAGCACAGCTGAGACAACCAGCAAACAAACAGCAGGCAGGAACCAAGTGCTGTGTCTGCTGGGAAAGATGCCAAAAGGTGTTTCCACTTTTATTCGACTTTTTGTGCTCTTGCTTAGTTTCTCCACTATTTGTCTGGGAGTTCTTTGCGTTTCCACAAGTTCCTCCACATGCAGATGTGGAAATAATGAGCTGGTGTTTTATTGCCTATTGGCTTTGGGGTTCTTTCTTCTTGTGACTGGCATTTTCTGGAGCACTTTCCATGAAGTCTTGAAATACAGGGGCCTCAGCAGCATCTTCATTCAAAATCCCAGCCGTAGAGACCTATGTGTCAGCACCATAGACAG gcCTGACTTCTATCCCCCCTCCTACGAAGACAGCACAGATCCTGAAAAACAGACCTTCCCACTCCCAGTTGCCTCCACACTAAAACAGCAAGAAGTCATCAATATCCCTCCGCCTCCGTATAGCGAAAGCAGCACAGAGTTCATCAGTGAAACTAACGAGGAGGAACAGCCACCACCATATGAATTATCTGTGCAGCAGCTATGGCAGCAGCAAACAGCTGACCAAAACTCAAACCCCAGAGCAGAGTCGAATTCTCATCCATCCACACAAGAAAACAGTTACCAACAGGATACAGACTGCCGGGGGACCTCAGAAAGAGCAGAACGTCTGAGACAGGCAGGGGGAAAAATCCTGTATCTGTGA